The proteins below are encoded in one region of Dasypus novemcinctus isolate mDasNov1 chromosome 13, mDasNov1.1.hap2, whole genome shotgun sequence:
- the LOC101437104 gene encoding olfactory receptor 6K6 has protein sequence MTWLMSHGNQTMATEFLFSIFPHPHEGGLLFFIPLLLIYGFIISGNRLIVIVIQLDMALRTPMYFFISVLSFLEIWYTTTTIPRMLFNLVSEQKTISLAGCLLQMYFFHSLGITEGSVLTAMAIDRYIAICNPLRYPTIMTHRLCIQLTAGSCLCGFLLVLPEIAWISTLPFCGSNHIKQIFCDFTPVLSLACTDTSLVVIVDAIHAGGILASFLVIALSYIRIIMVILGMSSAEGRHRAFSTCAAHLAVFLLFFGSVAIMYLRFSATYSVFWDTAIAVTFVILAPFLNPIIYSLRNKDMKDAICRLFYSQKRV, from the coding sequence ATGACATGGTTGATGTCACATGGGAATCAGACAATGGCGACTGAGTTCCTCTTCTCTATCTTCCCACATCCACATGAAGGTGGTCTCTTATTCTTTATCCCTTTGCTTCTCATCTATGGATTTATCATAAGTGGTAATCGATTGATAGTCATTGTCATCCAGCTGGACATGGCACTGCGCACCCCTATGTATTTCTTTATCAGTGTCCTATCCTTCCTGGAGATCTGGTATACCACAACCACCATCCCCAGGATGCTCTTCAATCTCGTCAGTGAGCAGAAGACCATCTCTCTAGCTGGCTGCCTCCTGCAGATGTACTTTTTCCACTCACTTGGTATCACAGAAGGTTCTGTCCTGACAGCAATGGCCATTGACAGGTACATAGCTATCTGCAATCCCCTCCGTTACCCAACCATCATGACTCACAGACTCTGTATCCAGTTGACAGCTGGCTCctgcctctgtggctttctccttgTGCTACCTGAGATTGCATGGATTTCCACCTTGCCCTTCTGTGGCTCCAACCATATCAAGCAGATCTTCTGTGACTTTACTCCTGTCCTGAGCTTGGCCTGCACAGATACATCCCTGGTGGTCATTGTGGATGCCATCCATGCAGGAGGGATCCTGGCTTCCTTCCTGGTCATTGCTCTATCCTATATCCGGATCATCATGGTGATACTGGGGATGTCCTCAGCTGAGGGCCGTCACAGGGCTTTTTCCACCTGTGCTGCCCACCTTGCTGTGTTCTTACTGTTTTTTGGCAGTGTGGCCATCATGTATTTGCGATTCTCTGCCACCTACTCAGTATTTTGGGACACAGCAATTGCTGTCACTTTTGTTATCCTTGCTCCCTTCCTCAACCCTATCATCTACAGCCTGAGAAACAAGGACATGAAAGATGCCATTTGTAGGCTTTTCTACTCTCAGAAGAGGGTTTGA